A region of Thermobifida halotolerans DNA encodes the following proteins:
- a CDS encoding ABC transporter permease, with protein MTTLTEPVRSGPAAPRPDPPGDGATRRAPSYWSLAGAPGLVFVVLAFAVPLAAVVVKSLTDPSPANYTEALGSQIFRGSVWTTLRMAVVVTVLCALAGYPFAYVLARVGRTMRSLLFVSLMLSFWTSLLVRSYAWQVILNDTGVVNTLLLDLGLAEEPLTLIRTPLAVYVGMVHILVPYLILAVYAQLRSLDPDLERAAQGLGAPPWKVFWRVTLPLSLPGVAAGSVLVFVLALGFYVTPQLLGGAQDVYLGQAIVMQIEQFLDTGVGSAMAVMLFVAVLAVLGIVARFVGVGRVLGLGQGGGRS; from the coding sequence ATGACCACACTGACCGAACCCGTCCGCTCCGGCCCCGCCGCACCGAGACCGGATCCGCCCGGGGACGGCGCCACGCGACGCGCACCGAGCTACTGGAGTCTCGCCGGAGCCCCCGGCCTCGTGTTCGTCGTGCTGGCCTTCGCCGTCCCGCTCGCCGCCGTCGTCGTCAAGAGCCTCACCGACCCCTCCCCCGCCAACTACACGGAGGCTCTCGGCAGCCAGATCTTCCGCGGCTCCGTCTGGACCACCCTGCGCATGGCGGTGGTCGTGACCGTGCTGTGCGCGCTGGCGGGCTACCCGTTCGCCTACGTGCTGGCGCGTGTGGGCCGCACCATGCGCTCCCTGCTGTTCGTGTCGCTCATGCTGTCGTTCTGGACCAGTCTGCTGGTGCGCAGCTACGCCTGGCAGGTCATCCTCAACGACACGGGCGTCGTCAACACCCTGCTCCTCGACCTCGGCCTGGCCGAGGAGCCCCTGACGCTGATCCGCACCCCGCTGGCGGTCTACGTCGGCATGGTGCACATCCTCGTGCCCTATCTGATCCTGGCCGTCTACGCCCAACTGCGCTCGCTCGACCCCGACCTGGAGCGTGCCGCGCAGGGGTTGGGCGCACCCCCCTGGAAGGTGTTCTGGCGGGTGACGCTGCCCCTGTCGCTGCCCGGGGTGGCCGCGGGCTCGGTGCTGGTCTTCGTGCTGGCCCTCGGCTTCTACGTGACCCCGCAATTGCTCGGCGGCGCCCAGGACGTCTACCTCGGCCAGGCGATCGTCATGCAGATCGAGCAGTTCCTCGACACGGGAGTGGGGTCGGCCATGGCCGTGATGCTGTTCGTCGCGGTTCTCGCCGTGCTGGGAATCGTCGCCCGGTTCGTCGGCGTCGGCCGCGTCCTCGGCCTGGGACAGGGAGGTGGACGGTCGTGA
- a CDS encoding NfeD family protein, translating into MSVWVVWLVVAVALGIAELFTLTLALGLLAAAALIAGVVGAVGVGLAGQVVAFLAASAAGLLVVRPIARRHMAQPPLLRSGADALVGKSALVIEEVTGDGGRIRLSGEEWSARCLDETLTIPAGVHVDVMEIEGATAVVYPREALP; encoded by the coding sequence ATGTCGGTGTGGGTTGTCTGGTTGGTCGTGGCCGTCGCTCTGGGAATCGCCGAACTGTTCACCCTCACTCTCGCTCTGGGGCTCCTCGCGGCGGCGGCACTGATCGCGGGTGTGGTGGGAGCCGTCGGAGTCGGCCTGGCCGGACAGGTCGTGGCGTTCCTGGCGGCCTCGGCGGCCGGACTGCTCGTCGTCCGTCCGATCGCCCGCCGCCACATGGCCCAGCCCCCGCTGCTGCGTTCGGGCGCCGACGCACTGGTGGGAAAGAGCGCGCTCGTCATAGAGGAGGTCACCGGCGACGGCGGCAGGATCAGGCTCTCCGGTGAGGAGTGGTCGGCCCGCTGCCTCGACGAGACGCTCACCATCCCCGCCGGAGTCCACGTCGACGTCATGGAGATCGAAGGCGCCACCGCGGTGGTCTACCCCCGGGAGGCTCTGCCGTGA
- a CDS encoding NtaA/DmoA family FMN-dependent monooxygenase (This protein belongs to a clade of FMN-dependent monooxygenases, within a broader family of flavin-dependent oxidoreductases, the luciferase-like monooxygenase (LMM) family, some of whose members use coenzyme F420 rather than FMN.), which translates to MSAGRFHLGWFLEGSNAQAWGQPWTGSSGANWARQDLFVDMARALERACFDYILLEDSSYVADSYGGSMEIYLKNAIATPRQDPVVVASLLVQATSRIGIVPTLGTFQYHPYQLARLIGTLDQVSDGRIGWNMVTGSSDRAAQNFGMPGMPEHDLRYDMADEFMEVVFGLWDSWEPDAILADRGSGVFADPAKVRPIDFRGEHYSSRGPLNSGPLPQGRAVIAQAGGSPRGRRFASRYAETIIASVPGVAAMKAYRDDVRSLMEEHGRKPDDCKVLFLVSPVIGQTREEAAELKRQRDLAALERAEISLAHLSKVTNIDFSVFDIDQPLGDVELSTNGHQSTLADFLKAGRDRTLREAIATRSGNESVPLVGTPDDVAAQMGEVMEEVGGDGFLFVSPNLNWRTVTEVADGLVPALQRRGLTRSAYSHAHLRDNLLEF; encoded by the coding sequence ATGTCAGCCGGACGTTTCCACCTGGGATGGTTCCTCGAAGGCTCCAACGCGCAGGCGTGGGGCCAGCCGTGGACCGGAAGCAGCGGCGCGAACTGGGCCAGACAGGACCTGTTCGTGGACATGGCCCGCGCGCTGGAACGCGCCTGCTTCGACTACATCCTGCTGGAGGACTCCTCCTACGTCGCCGACAGCTACGGCGGCTCGATGGAGATCTACCTCAAGAACGCGATAGCCACACCGCGCCAGGATCCGGTGGTGGTGGCGAGCCTGCTCGTCCAGGCCACCTCCCGGATCGGGATCGTGCCCACCCTGGGCACCTTCCAGTACCACCCGTACCAGCTGGCCCGCCTCATCGGCACCCTCGACCAGGTCTCCGACGGGCGCATCGGCTGGAACATGGTCACCGGCAGCTCCGACCGCGCGGCGCAGAACTTCGGCATGCCCGGGATGCCCGAGCACGACCTGCGCTACGACATGGCCGACGAGTTCATGGAGGTCGTCTTCGGCCTGTGGGACTCCTGGGAGCCCGACGCGATCCTGGCCGACCGGGGGAGCGGGGTCTTCGCCGATCCGGCGAAGGTGCGCCCCATCGACTTCAGGGGCGAGCACTACTCCTCGCGGGGCCCCCTCAACTCCGGACCGCTGCCGCAGGGCCGTGCCGTCATCGCCCAGGCCGGAGGGTCGCCGCGCGGTCGCCGGTTCGCGTCCCGCTACGCCGAGACCATCATCGCCTCCGTCCCCGGAGTGGCGGCGATGAAGGCCTACCGCGACGACGTCCGCTCCCTGATGGAGGAGCACGGCCGCAAGCCCGACGACTGCAAGGTCCTCTTCCTGGTCTCCCCGGTCATCGGGCAGACCCGGGAGGAGGCCGCCGAACTGAAGCGCCAACGGGACCTGGCCGCGCTGGAACGCGCCGAGATCAGCCTCGCCCACCTGTCCAAGGTGACCAACATCGACTTCTCGGTCTTCGACATCGACCAGCCGCTGGGCGACGTCGAACTGAGCACCAACGGACACCAGAGCACGCTGGCCGACTTCCTCAAGGCCGGCCGGGACAGGACGCTGCGCGAGGCGATCGCCACCAGGAGCGGCAACGAGTCCGTCCCCCTGGTCGGCACCCCCGACGACGTCGCCGCGCAGATGGGCGAGGTCATGGAGGAGGTCGGCGGGGACGGGTTCCTGTTCGTCAGCCCCAACCTCAACTGGCGGACCGTCACCGAGGTCGCCGACGGCCTGGTGCCCGCCCTCCAGCGGCGCGGCCTGACCCGGAGCGCCTACAGCCACGCGCACCTGCGCGACAACCTCCTGGAGTTCTGA
- a CDS encoding ABC transporter permease, with protein MRTGPGVRIAAVLMAVFLVTPTVIVIATAFNPTSMIVFPPGGFSLRWFQEVLEDRSWSTAFANSLQVGLVAAVIAMVAGTSLALLASRGRGPLAHLASVLAVLPMTVPLVVAGLAFYLVYARIGFTGGALSLGVAHAVIGLPFVFVNVLAALTNVDRSVEEAARISGANQTVTMLRITLPLVAPAALVGGVLAFVSSWDEVVVALFLNTPQFRTIPVEMWSQVRSGVEPSISAVAALLTLVSLVLAGLVLLAPRLRVTRLLRMGKS; from the coding sequence GTGAGGACCGGACCGGGCGTGCGGATCGCCGCCGTGCTGATGGCGGTGTTCCTGGTCACCCCCACCGTCATCGTCATCGCCACCGCGTTCAACCCGACGAGCATGATCGTGTTCCCGCCCGGGGGTTTCTCGCTGCGCTGGTTCCAGGAGGTCCTGGAGGACCGCTCGTGGAGCACCGCGTTCGCCAACAGCCTCCAGGTGGGACTGGTCGCCGCCGTGATCGCCATGGTCGCCGGCACCTCCCTGGCCCTGCTGGCCTCGCGCGGCCGCGGCCCGCTGGCGCACCTGGCCAGCGTGCTGGCCGTGCTCCCCATGACGGTTCCGCTGGTGGTGGCGGGGCTGGCCTTCTACCTGGTCTACGCGCGGATCGGGTTCACCGGCGGCGCCCTGAGCCTGGGCGTGGCCCACGCCGTGATCGGCCTGCCGTTCGTGTTCGTCAACGTCCTGGCGGCACTGACCAACGTGGACCGGTCCGTGGAGGAGGCGGCCCGCATCAGCGGCGCGAACCAGACCGTCACCATGCTCCGGATCACCCTGCCCCTGGTCGCGCCCGCGGCGCTCGTCGGCGGTGTCCTCGCCTTCGTCAGCTCCTGGGACGAGGTCGTGGTGGCGCTGTTCCTCAACACCCCCCAGTTCCGCACCATCCCCGTCGAGATGTGGAGCCAGGTGCGCTCGGGCGTCGAACCCTCCATCTCGGCGGTCGCGGCCCTGCTCACCCTGGTGTCCCTCGTGCTGGCCGGCCTGGTCCTGCTGGCCCCCAGACTCCGCGTCACTCGCCTTCTCAGGATGGGAAAGTCATGA
- a CDS encoding ABC transporter substrate-binding protein, with product MRHPIIKAAALAATVALASTACGGSGGSDGRTVTFAAYGGDGQQAETDAWLDPFSEETGIEVVQDDPVTYAKIEQMVETGNVIWDVAQGGSDIGLTGNPILEDIDCEVVACEEFADGPFPAEQQGVPVFIFSVVLAYNTEKVSGTPTNWADFFDTETHPGKRAIDSSVGFRGMLEAALLADGVAREDLYPLDVDRALGYMEPLKDDLIAFEDATECINLVSSGEAVMGNCYNGRVTKAQEEGQPIDLAWGQQIYYCDYLFVPKGAPNKDEAMELIAHITSAENNGRIADHISYGPANPGAEVSEESLANSPTSNQLEGEDAPIVPDDPWWLENREEVMETVSEWLAS from the coding sequence GTGAGACACCCCATCATCAAAGCGGCGGCCCTGGCCGCCACTGTGGCCCTCGCCTCCACCGCCTGCGGCGGCAGCGGCGGTTCGGACGGCCGCACCGTCACCTTCGCCGCCTACGGAGGCGACGGCCAGCAGGCCGAGACCGACGCCTGGCTCGACCCGTTCTCCGAGGAGACCGGCATCGAGGTGGTCCAGGACGACCCCGTCACCTACGCCAAGATCGAGCAGATGGTCGAGACCGGCAACGTCATCTGGGACGTCGCCCAGGGCGGCAGCGACATCGGTCTCACCGGCAACCCGATCCTGGAGGACATCGACTGCGAGGTCGTGGCGTGCGAGGAGTTCGCGGACGGCCCGTTCCCCGCCGAGCAGCAGGGCGTCCCGGTGTTCATCTTCTCCGTCGTGCTGGCCTACAACACCGAGAAGGTGTCCGGCACCCCCACCAACTGGGCGGACTTCTTCGACACCGAGACCCACCCCGGCAAGCGCGCCATCGACAGCTCCGTGGGGTTCCGCGGCATGCTGGAGGCCGCGCTGCTGGCCGACGGCGTGGCCCGGGAGGACCTGTACCCGCTCGACGTGGACCGCGCCCTCGGCTACATGGAGCCCCTCAAGGACGACCTGATCGCCTTCGAGGACGCCACCGAGTGCATCAACCTGGTCTCCTCCGGCGAGGCCGTCATGGGCAACTGCTACAACGGCCGCGTCACCAAGGCCCAGGAGGAGGGCCAGCCCATCGACCTGGCCTGGGGACAGCAGATCTACTACTGCGACTACCTGTTCGTCCCCAAGGGCGCGCCCAACAAGGACGAGGCGATGGAGCTCATCGCCCACATCACCTCCGCGGAGAACAACGGCCGGATCGCCGACCACATCTCCTACGGCCCGGCCAACCCCGGAGCGGAGGTCTCCGAGGAGTCCCTGGCCAACTCCCCCACCTCCAACCAACTGGAGGGTGAGGACGCCCCGATCGTCCCCGACGACCCCTGGTGGCTGGAGAACCGCGAGGAGGTCATGGAGACCGTCTCGGAATGGCTGGCCTCCTAG
- a CDS encoding cobalamin biosynthesis protein, with the protein MRKKRRTARGRARALGILAGVALDRVVADPRRGHPVALFGSAAARLERLLYAPSRPRGAVFTAAAVAPVTAAGALACARAGHGRAFAVTAAATWAVVGGAMLEREAEAMADALEAGDVAAARRRLPHLCGRDPSGLDADALARATVESVAENTSDAVVAPLVWGALLGPAGLLGYRAVNTLDAMVGHRSRRYERFGWAAARLDDVANWAPARLTALLAVAAAPVVGGDPRRAWRTCLRYGDRHPSPNAGPCESAFAGALGVRLGGRNVYGERVEERPRLGDGRPPEVGDIRRAVRLTRAVTTGAALLSAVAAGILAGSSTRRGKRG; encoded by the coding sequence ATGCGCAAGAAGCGGCGGACGGCCCGGGGGCGGGCGCGGGCACTGGGCATACTGGCGGGGGTCGCGCTGGACCGCGTGGTCGCCGACCCCCGGCGGGGGCACCCGGTCGCGCTGTTCGGAAGCGCGGCGGCACGGCTGGAACGCCTGCTGTACGCCCCCAGCCGACCGCGCGGAGCGGTGTTCACCGCCGCGGCCGTGGCCCCGGTCACGGCCGCGGGGGCGCTCGCCTGCGCACGCGCGGGCCACGGGCGTGCCTTCGCGGTCACCGCCGCGGCCACCTGGGCCGTCGTCGGCGGGGCCATGCTGGAGCGGGAGGCCGAGGCCATGGCCGACGCGCTGGAGGCGGGCGACGTGGCCGCGGCGCGGCGGCGGCTGCCGCACCTGTGCGGACGCGACCCCAGCGGACTCGACGCGGACGCGCTGGCCCGCGCCACCGTCGAGTCGGTGGCCGAGAACACCTCCGACGCCGTCGTCGCGCCCCTGGTGTGGGGCGCCCTGCTGGGCCCCGCCGGACTGCTCGGCTACCGCGCGGTCAACACCCTGGACGCCATGGTCGGCCACCGGTCCCGGCGCTACGAGCGGTTCGGCTGGGCGGCGGCGCGGCTGGACGACGTCGCCAACTGGGCTCCGGCCCGGCTGACCGCGTTGCTGGCGGTGGCCGCCGCCCCCGTGGTCGGCGGCGACCCGCGCCGGGCCTGGCGCACCTGCCTCCGCTACGGCGACCGCCACCCCAGCCCCAACGCGGGCCCGTGCGAGTCGGCGTTCGCCGGAGCGCTCGGCGTCCGGCTCGGCGGACGCAACGTCTACGGGGAAAGGGTCGAGGAGCGCCCCCGGCTCGGCGACGGCCGTCCCCCCGAGGTCGGCGACATCCGCCGCGCGGTGCGCCTGACCCGCGCCGTCACCACGGGAGCGGCCCTGCTCAGCGCGGTCGCGGCCGGAATCCTCGCGGGTTCGTCCACACGGCGCGGAAAACGGGGGTGA
- a CDS encoding NADPH-dependent FMN reductase: MRTTVVVGNPKPRSRTLEAAVNVAAELTGSPPETVVDVVDLGAGLLGWKDPDVRRAVEAACAADVLVVASPTFKAAYTGLLKLFLDQFPPGGLAATTAFPLMLGAGPHHALAPELLLRPVLVELGATCPARGLYLLDSDYRSPEALGPWLESARAHLPARPEAVTP, translated from the coding sequence GTGCGAACCACCGTCGTGGTGGGCAACCCCAAACCCCGGTCCCGCACCCTGGAGGCGGCGGTCAACGTCGCCGCGGAACTGACCGGCTCCCCGCCCGAGACCGTCGTCGACGTGGTCGACCTGGGCGCCGGGCTGCTCGGCTGGAAGGACCCGGACGTGCGGCGGGCCGTGGAGGCGGCGTGCGCCGCCGACGTGCTCGTGGTGGCCAGTCCCACCTTCAAGGCCGCCTACACGGGACTGCTCAAGCTGTTCCTCGACCAGTTCCCCCCGGGAGGGCTCGCCGCGACGACGGCCTTCCCCCTGATGCTGGGCGCCGGACCGCACCACGCCCTGGCGCCGGAACTGCTCCTCAGACCGGTCCTGGTGGAGCTGGGGGCGACCTGCCCGGCACGGGGTCTCTACCTGCTCGACAGCGACTACCGCTCCCCCGAGGCGCTGGGGCCGTGGCTGGAGTCGGCCCGCGCCCACCTGCCCGCGCGCCCCGAGGCGGTGACCCCGTGA
- a CDS encoding thiamine pyrophosphate-binding protein, producing MSRPAPPTTTGTAVIAALEANGVDLVFGIPGTHNLELYRGLSRSPITHVAPRHEQGAGYAADGYARATGRPGVVITTSGPGLLNAFTALGTAHADSVPLLVLSPGAPTGRERADYGWLHEVKDQRAAADAVVARSVRCGTPQAAVAAVCETFARWAVERPRPVHIEIPLDVLEAAWEDGPVPAVQPCPPPTPSPGPLAEALDLLGRARSPVVVTGGGALDAAVPLRAVAELLDAPVVTTTAGKGVFDEDHPLSVGAFVGAAGARDLLESADVLLVVGSELGDAEVPDRLAPSGRVVRVDVEIGQLDKNLRADVRLHSAARPACEALLRGLAAGRSEDRGGSGKSRAAAARQRCLAGAREHGGRWEAIQHALRSRLPADTVVVGDSSQVSYLGTAPFWRFAEPRRFLLPTGFSTLGYGLPAAMGAKLADPRRPVVALLGDGAFMFSPQELLTAAELRLGLPVVVVDNHGFGEIRQNMLDRAIAPMAVDLARPDFPALARSLGCAGVRAADEAAAAREAVEALDRDRPTLVWLEAGP from the coding sequence ATGAGCCGACCCGCACCCCCGACCACCACCGGGACCGCCGTGATCGCGGCCCTGGAGGCCAACGGCGTCGACCTGGTCTTCGGTATTCCGGGCACCCACAACCTGGAGCTGTACCGGGGACTGTCGCGATCGCCGATCACCCACGTGGCGCCCCGGCACGAGCAGGGGGCGGGGTACGCCGCGGACGGCTACGCCCGCGCCACCGGCCGCCCCGGCGTGGTCATCACCACCAGCGGTCCCGGCCTGCTCAACGCCTTCACCGCGCTGGGCACGGCCCACGCCGACTCGGTCCCGCTCCTGGTGCTGTCCCCCGGGGCGCCCACCGGCCGGGAACGGGCCGACTACGGCTGGCTCCACGAGGTCAAGGACCAGCGGGCCGCCGCCGACGCCGTCGTGGCCCGCAGTGTGCGCTGCGGCACCCCGCAGGCCGCGGTGGCCGCGGTCTGCGAGACCTTCGCGCGCTGGGCCGTGGAACGCCCCCGGCCGGTGCACATCGAGATTCCGCTGGACGTGCTGGAGGCCGCGTGGGAGGACGGTCCCGTCCCCGCCGTGCAGCCGTGCCCTCCCCCGACCCCCTCGCCCGGGCCGCTCGCCGAGGCGCTGGACCTGCTGGGGCGGGCGCGCTCCCCGGTCGTGGTGACCGGGGGAGGCGCGCTGGACGCGGCCGTCCCGCTGCGCGCCGTCGCCGAACTCCTCGACGCGCCCGTGGTCACCACCACCGCGGGCAAGGGGGTCTTCGACGAGGACCACCCCCTGTCGGTGGGGGCCTTCGTCGGCGCCGCGGGGGCCCGGGACCTGCTGGAGTCCGCCGACGTGCTGCTGGTCGTCGGCAGCGAACTGGGGGACGCCGAGGTCCCCGACCGGCTCGCGCCCTCGGGCCGGGTGGTCCGGGTGGACGTCGAGATCGGCCAGCTCGACAAGAACCTGCGCGCCGACGTGCGGCTCCACTCCGCCGCCCGTCCCGCCTGCGAGGCACTGCTGCGGGGACTGGCCGCAGGCCGCTCCGAGGACCGCGGAGGCTCGGGGAAGAGCCGCGCCGCGGCGGCTCGGCAGCGCTGCCTGGCCGGGGCGCGCGAGCACGGGGGACGCTGGGAGGCGATCCAGCACGCGCTGCGCTCCCGGCTGCCCGCCGACACGGTCGTGGTGGGCGACAGCTCCCAGGTGTCCTACCTGGGCACCGCTCCGTTCTGGCGGTTCGCCGAACCGCGCCGGTTCCTGCTGCCGACCGGCTTCTCCACGCTCGGCTACGGGCTTCCGGCCGCGATGGGCGCCAAACTCGCCGACCCGCGCCGCCCGGTGGTGGCCCTGCTGGGCGACGGCGCGTTCATGTTCAGCCCGCAGGAACTGCTCACCGCCGCCGAACTCCGCCTGGGTCTGCCCGTGGTCGTCGTGGACAACCACGGCTTCGGGGAGATCCGGCAGAACATGCTCGACCGCGCGATCGCCCCCATGGCCGTCGACCTCGCCCGCCCCGACTTCCCCGCCCTGGCCCGCTCCCTGGGCTGCGCGGGGGTGCGGGCGGCCGACGAGGCCGCGGCGGCGCGGGAGGCGGTCGAGGCGCTCGACCGCGACCGGCCCACCCTCGTCTGGCTGGAGGCGGGCCCGTGA
- a CDS encoding MFS transporter yields the protein MAPGDGAVARSRPFPAGSAVAPVMLMVLILFTVDAVVQTVLPVALAANGLGSGLLVGVFLALAQGLGLLIAPPVNAHADRRGRRGVLAVGGLLIAACAVGVVLAVGRGAWVWVVVVLGYGLGRGATVVTTLAVVARTGDPYRTQGYNGATQRLAAALAAVLAATVLTDGRWVWAFWLTAAFGIAFALLSLRVAGPGGDPGAGVAVARSYPVSLGMLRGDRALQASSLVNLNLACLTLIGNSFYPFVLDVPAGELAGWLLALLLCRDLAAVASGPLFGTVVGRVGMRGVLLLTGGCSVAGLLAVGLGGGIAGVVVGALLQGVAISTGIGATNILATSAREGGTGLRLAATNYLNGVGSVAVPVLLGLSFDLAGASSVFVLGALVCAALVAGVLALGGGTQAGSNRQGRGSTSVAP from the coding sequence ATGGCACCGGGTGACGGGGCCGTCGCGCGTTCCCGCCCGTTCCCCGCGGGAAGCGCGGTCGCCCCGGTCATGCTCATGGTGTTGATCCTGTTCACGGTCGATGCCGTGGTGCAGACCGTGCTGCCGGTCGCCCTGGCGGCGAACGGCCTCGGCTCGGGACTCCTCGTCGGCGTCTTCCTGGCGCTCGCCCAGGGACTGGGCCTGCTGATCGCCCCTCCGGTCAACGCCCACGCCGACCGGAGGGGCAGGCGGGGCGTGCTGGCCGTCGGCGGACTGCTCATCGCGGCGTGCGCGGTCGGGGTGGTCCTCGCCGTCGGCCGCGGCGCCTGGGTGTGGGTCGTGGTGGTCCTCGGCTACGGCCTGGGCCGGGGCGCGACCGTGGTCACGACGCTGGCCGTGGTGGCGCGCACCGGAGACCCCTACCGGACCCAGGGCTACAACGGCGCGACGCAGCGACTGGCCGCCGCGCTCGCCGCGGTGCTCGCCGCCACCGTCCTCACCGACGGCCGGTGGGTGTGGGCCTTCTGGCTCACGGCGGCCTTCGGGATCGCGTTCGCGCTGCTGAGCCTGCGCGTCGCCGGTCCCGGCGGCGACCCCGGCGCCGGGGTCGCGGTGGCGCGCAGCTATCCGGTCTCGCTGGGCATGCTGCGCGGCGACCGCGCCCTCCAGGCGTCCTCCCTGGTCAACCTGAACCTGGCCTGTCTGACCCTGATCGGCAACTCCTTCTACCCGTTCGTGTTGGACGTTCCCGCCGGCGAACTCGCCGGATGGCTGCTGGCGCTGCTGCTCTGCCGCGACCTGGCCGCGGTGGCCTCGGGGCCGCTGTTCGGCACGGTCGTCGGCCGGGTGGGAATGCGCGGCGTGCTGCTGCTCACGGGCGGCTGCTCGGTCGCCGGTCTGCTGGCCGTCGGTCTGGGCGGCGGCATCGCGGGGGTGGTGGTCGGAGCGCTGCTGCAGGGCGTGGCCATCAGCACCGGGATCGGCGCCACCAACATCCTGGCGACCTCGGCCCGCGAGGGCGGCACCGGTCTGCGTCTGGCCGCCACCAACTACCTCAACGGCGTCGGCTCGGTGGCGGTGCCGGTGCTGCTGGGCCTCTCCTTCGACCTGGCGGGCGCGTCCAGCGTGTTCGTCCTCGGGGCGCTGGTGTGCGCGGCGCTGGTGGCCGGGGTGCTGGCGCTGGGCGGCGGGACTCAGGCGGGGTCGAACCGCCAGGGCCGCGGGAGCACCAGTGTGGCGCCGTAG
- a CDS encoding flavin reductase family protein encodes MTTTSNTFDPVELRRAFGCFPSGVTAVCALVDGGPVGMAASTFTSVSLDPPLVSVCVARTSTTWPALRRSTRIGVSVLNSEHGAICRQLSARDVDRFAGVDWTALPNGSVVLNDAAAWLDCGVEEEITAGDHVIALLSVQAIQAAPAVAPLVFHGSRFRRLAA; translated from the coding sequence GTGACCACGACATCGAACACGTTCGACCCGGTCGAACTGCGCCGCGCCTTCGGCTGCTTTCCCAGCGGGGTGACCGCCGTGTGCGCACTGGTCGACGGAGGCCCCGTCGGCATGGCCGCCAGCACCTTCACCTCCGTCTCGCTGGACCCACCGCTGGTGTCGGTGTGCGTGGCGCGCACCTCCACCACCTGGCCCGCCCTGCGCCGCTCCACCCGCATCGGCGTCAGCGTGCTCAACTCCGAGCACGGCGCGATCTGCCGGCAACTCTCCGCCCGCGACGTCGACCGCTTCGCCGGGGTGGACTGGACCGCCCTGCCGAACGGTTCGGTCGTCCTCAACGACGCCGCCGCCTGGCTGGACTGCGGGGTGGAGGAGGAGATCACCGCGGGCGACCACGTCATCGCCCTGCTCTCCGTACAGGCGATCCAGGCCGCACCGGCGGTCGCCCCACTGGTGTTCCACGGCAGCAGGTTCCGCCGCCTGGCGGCCTGA
- a CDS encoding ABC transporter ATP-binding protein encodes MMKTAVSPTATVPGPPEPATAGARLQLTGIRKEYGDFAAVDDVSLDIEPGQFVTLLGASGSGKTTLLRIIAGFVDATAGRVVMDGADISGVPVHRRHIGMVFQNYALFPHMSVEKNVAFPLQMRRVPRSRRPAMVREALAAVRLEGLGHRMPRELSGGQQQRVALARAIVSRPRLLLMDEPLGALDRRLREALQVEIRRLSQDLGLTVVNVTHDQEEALTMSDRIALLSHGRLVQYGSPEDLYSRPTSDVSANFLGESNLFRASVRADRGQAVLDLPHGRVVVPVNGSVPAPGSERIVVVRPWAMRVRRADSSPNGSAAACHLPGTVTASIYAGDSRKLLVRDADGRELVLRHRAEGAPPCSVGDAVVLEWDAADSTVIVPTA; translated from the coding sequence ATGATGAAGACCGCTGTCAGTCCGACCGCGACCGTCCCCGGCCCACCGGAACCCGCCACGGCGGGCGCCCGACTGCAACTCACCGGCATCCGCAAGGAGTACGGGGACTTCGCCGCCGTCGACGACGTCTCCCTGGACATCGAACCCGGGCAGTTCGTGACGCTGCTGGGCGCCTCGGGGTCGGGCAAGACCACCCTGCTGCGCATCATCGCCGGGTTCGTGGACGCCACCGCGGGCCGGGTGGTGATGGACGGCGCGGACATCTCCGGGGTGCCGGTGCACAGGCGGCACATCGGCATGGTGTTCCAGAACTACGCGCTGTTCCCGCACATGTCGGTGGAGAAGAACGTCGCCTTCCCGCTGCAGATGCGCAGGGTGCCGCGGTCCCGGCGGCCCGCGATGGTCCGTGAGGCGCTGGCGGCGGTGCGGCTGGAGGGACTGGGCCACCGCATGCCCCGGGAACTGTCGGGCGGCCAGCAGCAGCGCGTGGCGCTGGCCCGCGCCATCGTCTCGCGTCCCCGGCTGCTGCTGATGGACGAACCGCTGGGCGCGCTGGACCGCAGGCTGCGCGAGGCGCTCCAGGTGGAGATCCGCCGCCTCAGCCAGGACCTGGGCCTGACCGTCGTCAACGTGACGCACGACCAGGAGGAGGCGCTGACCATGAGCGACCGGATCGCGCTGCTGTCCCACGGCCGGCTCGTGCAGTACGGCTCTCCCGAGGACCTGTACTCCCGTCCCACCAGCGACGTCTCCGCGAACTTCCTGGGCGAGTCCAACCTGTTCCGCGCCTCGGTGCGCGCCGACCGCGGACAGGCGGTGCTGGACCTGCCCCACGGGCGGGTCGTCGTTCCCGTCAACGGATCGGTCCCCGCCCCGGGCAGCGAGCGGATCGTCGTGGTCCGCCCCTGGGCGATGCGGGTGCGCCGGGCCGACTCCTCCCCCAACGGCTCCGCCGCGGCCTGCCACCTGCCGGGAACCGTGACCGCCAGCATCTACGCCGGGGACTCCCGCAAACTGCTGGTCCGCGACGCCGACGGCCGGGAACTGGTGCTGCGGCACCGCGCCGAGGGCGCTCCCCCCTGCTCCGTCGGCGACGCGGTCGTCCTGGAGTGGGACGCCGCGGACAGCACCGTCATCGTCCCCACCGCCTGA